The region TATAGGGGTTCGAGATTTTTTATATAAATATATAACTATAAATAATATGTAGATTTCTTTATATAAGTGTTGTTATAATAGCAATTGCGTCTTATACTAAGACTATAATAATTATAAAAACAAAGAATATAGAACCTTATTTTTTATAATTATAAGTGTAAGCCTAAAGAAGTAAAAATTGAAGCTTAATCTTTCAAAATGAGTAGTATTATAAAAAATATATTTAATATTGAACAAATGATTAATATATATCATATTTATAATATCACGTTTATTTAATAGAGAAAATAATCAGTAGTTTAAGGAGAAAAACATAATAGATAAATGTAAAGAATGGGACGGAGAAATGTCTTGATTGGATTTTTAAAAACAATAAGGATAGAAAGTCTTTTTTAGCAACTATCACTCAAAGTACAGGAACTGGAAAAACTTATGCAATTGAAAATACTGTATGTAAACAAATTAACGCAAATGGTAATGAGATATTCTTTGTTGTAACTAATAATAAAGAAAATCGAAATGAAATATATAATGAACTATGTGGCCGAGATCCTCTCAATAAAGATAAGATTCTACTTTTAGAAAGTGATCATGATGCAATCGGTCATTACTTTGATTCTCTCTTGAACAATGACTTTAATAATATATTTCGAAGCAAATTTGAGGTACTGAATAAATGGAAAGAAGGTTTAAATCCTCAGTTAACGTCAACCATAGAAGTTTTAGAGAGTTTAATTCCAAAATATGTATTTAATACGAAGTCGTCAAATGATTTTTTTAAATTAAAGTATGCTCTAAGAAAAGACTTAAATCAGATCGCAAGTAAACAAGATAAAAATTTAAGTACTCTTCAAGATAAATTAGACTTTCGAAGAGAAATTGCTCCTTGGAGTTTTAAAATGTTTCCTGACTCAAATATTCATCAATATCAGGTTATTGTTTTAACTATGCATAAATTTATTAGAAAATACAATCCGATTTTAGGAAATAGAATGTATTTTTGGAATATTAATTTTGATAATAAAAAAGTAACCACTTTCATTGATGAGTCTGATGAAGAAAAGAAAATAATGCTAGATATATTAGTAGATCAAGATGAATCTTCTAGTCGTAGAGAAGATGTTATAACTTTATTCAAGCGTGTATATATGAATTTAACACCTTCAATCAATCAGCCTTCTAACTTCGTCCAAAATGTGGTAGATGAAAGAGGACGTAAAAATCAAGATCGTTTTAAAAATATGTATAAAAAATTTAAAGAAGTGTATGATCAATATCATCTTGAAAGTGGCTTACGAATTTCTAGTGAAGTAAAGGAAAACGAAATTAATCGTTTTATTTTTAATTGCGGTCAACAAAATTATCTTTTTAATGGAAACAAGCAATATTTAGTGTGGGAGTATGATAAAAAGGCAAATTTAAATGTACTTAAAAATAATAGGGCTCAGTATTTAGAAAAGAAAGAATATCGCTTGACTACTATAGTTCAAAAATTAGAAAGATTATTGAAGTTCTTTACTAGGAATATGTATTCCATTACTAAAGCTGTATACAAGGCAACTAGTATTCATACAGATGATTTTGAATCAGAATTAGTTCGTCAATTAAATAATGTTCTTCTTCCAACGCAAAATGAATTTTTAGCCGACTATTTTATTGAAAACTTTCTAGATGATATACCAAATAGAACAATTCCAAATATTAGAAACAATTTTGCTAAAGATACTACTTTGTACGCAGAAGGAATTAATGTTTTCAATATTATATCTAATGAAAAAGATGAAAATGTGCATGTCTATCTTTATTTACAAAATAATTTTCCAGAAAAAGTATTAGTTCAAATTGCTAATCATACTAGGACCATTCTTTTATCAGCTACGGGAGATAATCCTTCACCGATTTCCAACTTTGATTTAAATTGGGTAAAAAATAATGTTAAACATAATGTAAGCTTGTCTTCTAAGCTCGAAGCTGTATTAGATAATGAAAATAAAATACGAAATAAGAAGTTAGAAGAAAAGGCAAACTGGAATATTAATGAAATAGGGAAATCGTTGATAACAGCTCATGGAACTTTAGCTCAAGTTATGATTAATACTTTAAAACAAGAGCTTAATCTGGAATTATCTTTAGAAGCAGCGAGAGAATTATTAATGGAATTTCCCACTTCTCATATTTCTGACTATGAACGTATTGGCATCAATCCCGATATGAATTTTATAAATGCTGCAGATAAAAGTGATGATGATCTCGCTCAAAACGTTTCTTTTAATTTTACTCGGCAACTAAAGTGGCTATTAACAACAATAGCTTTTTATCAAAATTATCAAAAACATCCTTATTGTAATTCTTACGTTATCTTTACTAACGTACAATTAACTGATGAAAATAATGATCCTGATATGAATGACAAAAAGTGGTTATTGGCAGCTTTAACTCGATTAGGATTTTCTACTAAGAGTTCAGATTTTGAGTTTATAAATGCTCAAAATAAAGAGAATATAAAAAACATAAAGGAAGAATGGGGAGCCGGACAGTTTAAAATTTTGTTTACTAATAGAGAGGCTTTCAGTAGAGGAATAAATTTAAGTTACAAGTTAAGTGATAAGTTAGAAGAAAAATATGGTAGGTATTATCAAAAAAATGATGAACATAGTGATACGTCTCAAGTAGATGTGACTGGAATCTATGAAGAACAACCATCTCATTTAGCTGTAGTTTCTCAAAATAATACGCAAAATTCTGTAGATGATGACATTAAATTTATATATGAACAATATATGTTACACTATTCAAATTTAACTGATTTAAATCAAGATGATATTAAAAAGCGAATTCGGACATTTTTTAATCATAAAGGAGTACCCTTTTGGAATTTAATTCCTATGAAAATAGCTTCTACTGTTAATGTTGAACAAGCAATGGGACGTTTATGTAGAAATGGTCGAAAAGCGGATCAAGTTCTCATTAATTTAGATTATTCAATGACGGAACGTTTAGATTATAAGTATTTAGCTTCAAAGAGAACCAATGTCATTATGGAGAAAATCCTAAATAAGCATCTTCCTTTGTTAGAAGATGCTTATCAACAATTATTTACTTCACCCGAAGAACAAGCAATGATAGATTTAATTAATAAAAAAGGGATATTTCTTCAAGATTTGGCAAATAATTTACGTACATTGGGTATTGGAAAACAATGTGAATGGATATTGTTGAGAGAATTTATAGGAAAACATCCAATAATTCAAGATTCTAGTCAAATTCCTTCTAATTTAGATAATACGCTGTATGGTTTTTATTATCAAAACGAGCATCAAATCAAAAATTACTTTTATTGTTTTAAAGATCAAGAATATCAACTTGCCTTTATTGCTTCAACTGAAGAAAAAGCTAATCAAAAATTGAAAAGTTATAAAGCCCATTATGAAGATAATCCCTTACTTAAATATCATGAATTTAATTTAAAAAAAGAATTATCATATTTGAATAAGATTTTTGACAAAAATCCCTGGATTAAAAAGGAACTTCAACGCGAAGGATATGATTTGGATTTTTCTAAAAAAGGGAAATTGCTTCTAGCTCCATTAGCTTTCAATAATTTATATAAGGCTGCTATTAGTGAAAAGATTTTTGAAATTATAGCACGCCATTATTCTTGGAATTTTCATTCTATGAAAGATTTGGCTAAGTCAGAATTTGAATTATATGATGGCTTTCTCAATATACAAAATTCTATTTTATATGTGGATGTGAAAAACTATAATTCGAATAAATATAGTATGAGCAAGAAAAATCTTAATCAACAAGTTATAAAAAAAGAAAAAGAACGTTTAGGTGTATCTGAAGGAGAAGCAGTAGTAATTGTAAATTTGTATCAATTTGAAAGTGATATGGAATATAAACCAGTTCGAATTTTAGATAAAATTAAATCCGACGGAGTTTATATTTATCCAGCTTTGTTTGATAATGATGGAACTCTAAATAATGATTTGATTCAGGATTTGGGAGAATTAACTTATGGAAATAACAATTAATCAGATCGAAAAACCAATTATTAATTATAAAAAATTGAATAAAGATTATATTTTATTTCAGCTAAATTGTACGATGAAATTTATACCTAAAAGTTTACTCAATCGATTGGCACAGGAAAATCCTCAGATTTTGGCCGTCAGTTATAAAAAATCAAAAGAAGGAATTTGGATATATCTTTTAACTGATGTAAATAATTCTATTGATATATATGAATTGAGAGCCAAGCTAGAGAAAATGGGCGCACAGTTTTCTCAATTACAAAAGGTAGATTTTAATATTTTAGAGACAGATACTATTTTAAATATTTTACTTTGCTTATTGAGCAGCTTTAATATTGTAAAAGGTAGCAATATTCTTGGTAGACTTTATATTAATTCATCGTTAACAGCCCAAAAACAACTTACTCTTAATGAAGTAGAATTTAGTAAAGAACTTAATTTACAAGTACATTCTCGGCAATTTACTAAAATTGCTGCATTTAAGACACATAAAGATAGAAGGGGTGACTTGTCTAAATTTTCTAAAGGAGGATTAGGGAAGAGTGCACGTTACAAAATTGACGTTAAACACAACTCTATTAGCCAAATTTCGGGGTGTTATCAAAAAGGAGAAAATGATGATTTATATTTGCAACATCCTTTAGTAAAAAATGGTAAAGGTAGTCTGACTAAATTCTGGAGATTCAATACCACTATTTCAAAGTTGGAATCGAGTATCGTTGGTATAGAGTATTTGATTTTAAATAAAATGAATGAAAAGTTTTCTGAATATCTTTCTAAGTTAGCTTTTAAAACAATTGCAGTAGAAACTTTGAAGGATCCTATGGGACAACCTGCTCATAGGAAAGAACTTGAAGCATCTATTCGAGATGTTTTTAAAGATAAGATAATCTATATTAAAAATATGACTGAAGATGATAAAAAAGTAGAAGAATTGCTGAAAATATTTAGTGATACTACCCAAATATTTCCAGCAATTAAAGCGGGGAAGCCTTTGAAAGTAAAGCCTTTTTCAAACAAAATGCAGAATCAAAGTGTTCCTACTTTAGTATTAATTCATGATATTGATTGGTACGATCGCAATAAAAAAGAAGATCAGTATTTAAAATATAAAGGTGATATAGTACAGCATTTAGCCGTAGAAAATTTAAAGGGTAAGGAAGTTCCAGTTTTACTTTTAAATGCTGTAAAAGAATTAGTGATAAAAGAAATGCTAAATACTCATTCAACTTTAGGATGGGAAAAGATGGTGGATTTATCAAACTTTTCTTTTTATAAATATTATCCTGATCAGGAAGCAACTCTTCAATATATTTCCCACAGAGATACTTTTGAAATAAGAGAACTACATCCTTTTAAAGATATAGATCCTTATAGAAAATTTGGTTTAGTTTCCGGCAATATAAACGCTGTTGAATGTATTATTAAAGATCATAAAAATGGAACATTTTTTGAAGTAAAGGCTACGGGCTTACGGACTATCCCTAACAAGAATTATTATGAAGCGCTAAAAGAAGGAAAAAAGGTTGGAAGAGGGGAAGCTGATTTAGAAAAGTATTTGAGTGGAATGGTGAATATAAATTATTATATAAAAAATCAAAGTATTTATTACAATGTAGGTGAAATAGGTAAAGGTATGAATAAAACTTTACCACGTGCATCTGTAGTTAGGGAGATACACCCCATCAATTCAATCCAAGCAACTAATACTTTTACCAATATTGAACCACTTCTAAAGTCAATGAGTATGACCTGGGTTAGATTCAAGCAATATACGGTTTTGCCATATCCGATCAAATTGCTTAACGAATATTATTTATCTAATATTAGGTAGATCAGTTATATCATTAATACCTAAGATATATATAATATAAATAATATATTATTTTATATAATCTATTATTTTTTAATTGACTTATAAAAATTGTGAGATACTTAGTAAGTGTTACAAGATAAATAGAATTATCAAGGTGAATTATTTCAAAAATGGATTACAGTAAATACTTTGATTTGGATTTAGATGACGCTAAACAATATGTAGTTGATCATACGGACTTCTTTGGGGACAAAAAGGCTAGTGAGTTAAACATCAAAGAAGTTAGCGATGGAAATATTAATCATGTTTATCGAGTGGATGATGGTAAAAAGTCGCTTATTTTAAAACAAACTGGTAAAACTATCAGAACGTCGGGCAATCCTCTAGACCAACATCGTGGTCATATTGAAGATCGCACTTTAGAAATCCAAAGAAAGCTAAGTGGAGGTCAAGTTCCTGAAGTTTATGATTATAATGAAACCATGCATGTCATTTTGATGGAAAATGTAGCAGATTTCAAGAATTTACGTTATGAACTGAAGAAAGAGAAGATTTTTCCTAAATTTGCTGATCAAATTTCAAGTTTTATGACAAATGTTTTGTTGCCAACAACTGATTTAGTAATGGATCGAATCGAAAAGAAAAAGATGGTTAAAGACTTCGTGAATGTGGGTCCATGTGACATTACTGAAAAATTGGTTTTGACTGAACCTTACTATAATTACTTAGGGAGAAACGTTTTTGATGATAAGATCTTGCCATTTATTAAACAAAATCTTTATAAAAATTCTTCACTTAAGGTTGAAGTAGGCAAACTACGGAATAACTTTATGAATAATGCGCAAGCCCTTTTGCATGGTGATTTACATAGTGGCTCGATTTTTATCAATCAATCAGATATTCGCGTGTTTGATAGTGAGTTTGCATTTTACGGACCAATGGGATATGACATCGGAAATGTAATCGGAAACTTGATTTTCCCATATGTGGTTCAAAAAGCATATTTAAATAAGGAAGGAAAAGGTAATAAAGAATTTATTGTTTGGCTTCAAAAGACTATTGCTCAAGTTCTTGATATGACATTTAATAAAATGGCTAAAAAGTATGATGAGATCGTGAAGTTTCCATTCTATAAAGAACGGGGCTTCAAGAATAGTTACCTGCGCAATGTAGAAAATGATACTTTAGGCTATGCGGGGACTGAGATTATTAGAAGAACAGTAGGTGACTCTAAAGTTCTTGAAATTACTGATATTGAAGATCAGAATTTACAAAACTTAGTAATGGAAATCTTTGTTAAAATTGGGAGTAATTTGATTATGAATCGCTCGGTTTACAATAATGGTGAAGAAATTGTTGCTGATATTGATCAAATTTTCGATGAAATGATTGCTAAATAGGAGGGCATGAAATGAAGCGTGAAGATGAAGGAATGCCTTTTCTTCTAAGATATGAGAATGTAGCTTGGTATGAAGATGGAAAAGTAAGAATTTTAGATCGGCGTGTTTTTCCGTGTGAAAAAAGATTTGTGATCTATACGGATTATCATGAGATAATTAAAGCTATTCAAGATATGGTGACCCAAAGTGCAGGTCCTTTTACTGCAGTTGGAATGGGGATGGCACTTGCAGCTTATCAATGTAAAAATATGCCAGAAGAAGAGCAAGTTGAGTTTTTGACTAAAGCTGCTGATGAATTGGGGAATGCGCGTCCTACTACCGCCAACCGTTATTCTGCTATCACGCATCGGGCTTTAGATAAACAATTAAAAGCTCTTCAAGCAGGGAAATCAGCAGTTGAAGCTGCTTTCAATGATACGATTGATTCATTAAACAGAAGATATGCAACCGAACAAAAAATTGGCGACAACTTTGTAAGTTTGCTTTCTAACAACTCAAGTATTCTTACTCACTGTTACGCCGAAACAGTTATTGGTTGTATTATTCGAGCTGCCAAGAAACAAAATAAGACTTTGAAAGCTTATGACACAGCTACTGAACCATTCTTCCAAGGGGCAAAATTGACAGCCAGTTGTTTTCAAGAAGGTGGTTTTGAAACTACTATGGTACCCGACAATATGGTTAACTTTGTACTTGAACGTGGGGATATTGATATCTTTACGACAGCTGCAGATTCAGTGACGATGGATGGCTATTTAGTAAATAAGGTTGGAACTAAACAAAATGCCATTCTTTGCAATCGCGTCGGAGTTCCGTATTTCCCTACCGAAATTCCTGATCAAGATAAGAAGAGTCATGAAGACATTAAAATTGAAATGCGGGACCCAGAAGATAGTTTGAAGTTTGAAGGAAAGAAATACACGATGGACGGTGTAAAGTCGATTTATCCGGCCTTTGACATTACTCCTCCATATTTGATCAATGCTTTGGTAACTGATCGCGGAGTATTTTCACCATATGATTTGGCATCATATGCTAAGCTTGGTGGCGAAGATTTTTATTAAATAGGATGGAAAAATAATGGATTATATTGAAGAACGTAAAAAGATTGTAGAATATGGTAAGCAAATGATTACCAATAATCTAACCACTGGAACTGGCGGTAATCTCAGCATTTATATTCCTGAAAAGAAAGTTATGTTAATTAGTCCTTCGGGAATTGATTATTTTAAGACTAAGCTGGAAGATGTAGTGGTCATGGACCTGGATGGAAATGTATTAGAAGGCGATAAAAAGCCATCTAGTGAGTATGAATTGCATAGCATTTTTTATCGTCATAATCCAGAAGTACGTGCAGTTGTCCATGCTCATGCTGATTATGCAACTGCTTGTGCTTGCTTAAGAATTAATATTCCGCCATTGCACTACATTATGGCTGATATTGGGGATGAGCTTCGTTGCACTGACTATAAAATTTATGGGTCTTCTGAAATTGCCCAAGAAGCTTATCGCGTAATGGGTAAGAATAAAGGAATTCTTCTAGCAAATCATGGTTTGCTGGCAATTGGAAAAGATATTGATTCTGCCATGGGAATTGCGCGCAATATTGAAATGATGTGTAAGTTATATATTCGTGCTTCAAGTATTGGCAATCC is a window of Lactobacillus intestinalis DNA encoding:
- a CDS encoding s-methyl-5-thioribose-1-phosphate isomerase, encoding MKREDEGMPFLLRYENVAWYEDGKVRILDRRVFPCEKRFVIYTDYHEIIKAIQDMVTQSAGPFTAVGMGMALAAYQCKNMPEEEQVEFLTKAADELGNARPTTANRYSAITHRALDKQLKALQAGKSAVEAAFNDTIDSLNRRYATEQKIGDNFVSLLSNNSSILTHCYAETVIGCIIRAAKKQNKTLKAYDTATEPFFQGAKLTASCFQEGGFETTMVPDNMVNFVLERGDIDIFTTAADSVTMDGYLVNKVGTKQNAILCNRVGVPYFPTEIPDQDKKSHEDIKIEMRDPEDSLKFEGKKYTMDGVKSIYPAFDITPPYLINALVTDRGVFSPYDLASYAKLGGEDFY
- the mtnK gene encoding S-methyl-5-thioribose kinase is translated as MDYSKYFDLDLDDAKQYVVDHTDFFGDKKASELNIKEVSDGNINHVYRVDDGKKSLILKQTGKTIRTSGNPLDQHRGHIEDRTLEIQRKLSGGQVPEVYDYNETMHVILMENVADFKNLRYELKKEKIFPKFADQISSFMTNVLLPTTDLVMDRIEKKKMVKDFVNVGPCDITEKLVLTEPYYNYLGRNVFDDKILPFIKQNLYKNSSLKVEVGKLRNNFMNNAQALLHGDLHSGSIFINQSDIRVFDSEFAFYGPMGYDIGNVIGNLIFPYVVQKAYLNKEGKGNKEFIVWLQKTIAQVLDMTFNKMAKKYDEIVKFPFYKERGFKNSYLRNVENDTLGYAGTEIIRRTVGDSKVLEITDIEDQNLQNLVMEIFVKIGSNLIMNRSVYNNGEEIVADIDQIFDEMIAK
- a CDS encoding L-fuculose-phosphate aldolase, which codes for MDYIEERKKIVEYGKQMITNNLTTGTGGNLSIYIPEKKVMLISPSGIDYFKTKLEDVVVMDLDGNVLEGDKKPSSEYELHSIFYRHNPEVRAVVHAHADYATACACLRINIPPLHYIMADIGDELRCTDYKIYGSSEIAQEAYRVMGKNKGILLANHGLLAIGKDIDSAMGIARNIEMMCKLYIRASSIGNPVILSKEEMAAVKKKFETYGQVKDKK